Proteins encoded within one genomic window of Castellaniella sp.:
- a CDS encoding tetratricopeptide repeat protein, translating into MAYDLEEQEKLDALKAWWERYGTLSMVLVLAVVVAFAGWRGWQWYASHQASQAMGYYEALETAASQSGEDSVARIKAASTALRDDYPGSGYTARGVLVAAWALQSQKDLDGAREQLEWLVRDSQSPALQAVARLRLAGVLLAQQQYEPALAQVQDKVPTGFAGLYADRRGDILAALGRLDQATEAWHEALTAFGADPAAQIVQLKIDALNGA; encoded by the coding sequence TCGAAGAACAGGAAAAACTCGACGCACTGAAAGCCTGGTGGGAACGCTATGGCACGCTCAGCATGGTGCTGGTGCTGGCCGTGGTGGTCGCTTTTGCCGGTTGGCGGGGCTGGCAGTGGTACGCCTCGCACCAGGCGTCCCAGGCCATGGGCTACTACGAGGCGCTTGAGACCGCCGCCAGCCAGTCTGGCGAGGACTCGGTCGCCCGCATCAAGGCCGCCAGCACGGCCTTGCGGGATGATTACCCTGGTTCCGGCTACACGGCGCGCGGGGTATTGGTCGCGGCTTGGGCCCTGCAGAGCCAAAAAGACCTGGATGGTGCGCGTGAGCAGCTGGAATGGCTGGTCCGGGATAGCCAGTCGCCCGCTTTGCAGGCCGTCGCCCGCTTGCGTCTGGCCGGTGTCCTGTTGGCACAGCAACAATACGAGCCTGCGCTTGCTCAGGTTCAGGATAAGGTGCCTACCGGTTTCGCCGGCCTGTATGCCGACCGCCGAGGTGATATTCTGGCGGCCTTGGGGCGCCTGGATCAGGCAACCGAGGCCTGGCATGAAGCCCTGACCGCGTTTGGCGCAGATCCCGCTGCCCAGATTGTTCAACTGAAAATCGATGCCCTGAACGGAGCCTGA
- the bamB gene encoding outer membrane protein assembly factor BamB, producing MHIPVRLFRAAVLGLAVAGLAGCGLFSTTDARFDPAELTEYAPALAASTRWSTAIGSGGDYGFSPQLVGDAVYAATPSGAVAAVDLNSGAIRWRVASDQPLQAGVGSNGNTTAVVTQAGVVVAYDAQGQERWRAQAASAVNIPPAVGNGVVVVRTTDYRIQAFDEASGKLRWSVQRPGPALALRTSIRMVMVPNILVAGMPNGRLLVIDTASGAVRWEGTVSASRGASDLERITDVVGEPLALGPLLCGTSYQGRTTCFDISQGGRPIWAQDVSSATGLGSDGQNIYLADLRDTVHALALQDGQEYWKQPALLNRRLTAPAFAGKTVAFGDYEGYLHFLSRADGRLLGRIQLGGGAIQSAPLSTARGIVVQTGAGNLILVGVSD from the coding sequence ATGCATATTCCTGTTCGACTGTTTCGCGCTGCAGTGCTTGGCCTGGCTGTGGCAGGCTTGGCAGGTTGCGGCCTGTTTTCCACGACGGATGCCCGATTCGATCCGGCCGAACTCACCGAGTATGCGCCTGCGCTGGCCGCTTCTACCCGTTGGTCTACTGCCATCGGCAGTGGCGGCGATTATGGTTTTTCACCCCAGTTGGTGGGCGATGCGGTGTATGCCGCAACCCCTTCGGGGGCAGTGGCAGCGGTGGACCTCAATTCTGGCGCGATCCGCTGGCGTGTCGCAAGCGACCAGCCTTTGCAGGCGGGTGTCGGCAGCAACGGCAATACCACCGCAGTCGTCACCCAGGCGGGCGTCGTCGTTGCCTATGATGCCCAGGGCCAGGAACGCTGGCGTGCCCAGGCTGCCAGCGCGGTCAATATCCCGCCGGCCGTGGGCAATGGCGTGGTAGTGGTGCGCACGACCGATTACCGGATTCAGGCCTTCGACGAGGCCAGTGGCAAGTTGCGCTGGTCCGTGCAGCGGCCCGGTCCCGCACTGGCCTTGCGCACCAGTATCCGCATGGTGATGGTGCCCAATATATTGGTGGCCGGCATGCCCAATGGTCGCTTGTTGGTGATTGATACGGCATCTGGTGCGGTGCGCTGGGAAGGCACCGTGTCGGCCTCGCGTGGCGCATCGGATTTAGAGCGCATCACCGATGTCGTGGGTGAACCCTTGGCGTTGGGGCCTTTGTTGTGCGGCACCAGCTATCAGGGGCGCACCACATGCTTTGATATTTCCCAGGGGGGGCGCCCCATCTGGGCTCAGGATGTGTCCTCAGCCACTGGGCTGGGCTCGGACGGACAGAATATTTATCTGGCGGATTTGCGGGATACGGTCCATGCCCTGGCCCTGCAAGACGGTCAGGAATACTGGAAACAGCCCGCTTTGCTCAATCGCCGCCTGACCGCCCCCGCCTTTGCCGGCAAGACGGTGGCCTTTGGCGACTACGAGGGCTATCTGCACTTTCTGTCGCGGGCGGATGGCAGGCTG